A section of the Oncorhynchus tshawytscha isolate Ot180627B linkage group LG09, Otsh_v2.0, whole genome shotgun sequence genome encodes:
- the LOC112258720 gene encoding inactive rhomboid protein 1 isoform X3, whose protein sequence is MAEPRHESTSSLQRKKPPWLRLDIPTAQVSLDEPPTFVQPVKRQGFLRSISMPVEPSHLRSPPRDLFDPRRPPLLRQSSITQTIKSSRRVHFERINTVPVKGQRASRRGPRKHHSLSRTLLRGTADWFGVSKDGDATQKWQRKSLRHCSMRYGRLKPQVIREMDLSSQDNISLTSTETPPPLYVPSSAHAFGMQKIVDPLARGRAFRMVEEVDGYSVPQTPVTPGAASLCSFTSSRSGLNRLPRRRKRESVAKMSFRAAAALVKGRSLRENATLRRMQRRSFTPASFMEEDVVDLPDELDTSFFARDCLMQEELSTYADEVFESPSEAAMMDVVQEEGSKLDETELTGSALDKSELERSHLMLPLERGWRKAKEGTPGPPKVPLRQEVVSVNGQRRGQRIVVPVKKLFAREKRPYGLGMVGKLTNRTYRKRIDSYVKRQIEDMDDHRPFFTYWITVVHLLITILAVCIYGIAPVGFSQHETVDSVLRNKGVYENVKFVQQENFWVGPSSEALIHLGAKYSPCMRQDQQVHDLIRDKRDIERDSACCVRNDRSGCLQTSEEECSSTLAVWVKWPGHPSTPQLEGRDRQYGSVCHQDPRICLEPASVAPHEWPDDITKWPVCTRYNTGNHTNLPHIDCTITGRPCCIGTKGRCEITSREYCDFMKGYFHEEATLCSQVHCMDDVCVCVYRDKERDVVL, encoded by the exons ATGGCTGAACCACGCCATGAGAGCACCAGCAGCCTGCAGAGGAAGAAGCCTCCATGGCTCAGACTGGACATTCCCACTGCTCAGGTGTCCCTGGATGAGCCACCCACCTTCGTTCAG CCGGTGAAGCGCCAGGGTTTCCTCCGCAGTATCAGCATGCCAGTGGAGCCCTCCCACCTCCGGTCCCCGCCTCGCGACCTCTTTGACCCCCGCCGGCCGCCCCTGCTACGCCAGTCCTCCATCACACAGACCATCAAGAG CAGCAGAAGGGTGCACTTTGAGCGGATTAACACAGTGCCCGTTAAGGGTCAGCGGGCATCTCGCCGCGGCCCCAGgaagcatcactctctctccagaACCCTGCTCAG GGGCACAGCGGACTGGTTCGGGGTCAGTAAGGACGGCGATGCCACCCAGAAATGGCAGAGGAAGAGTCTGCGCCATTGCAGCATGCGCTATGGCCGTCTGAAGCCCCAGGTGATCCGGGAGATGGACCTGTCCAGTCAGGACAACATCTCTCTGACCAGCACCGAGACGCCCCCGCCCCTCTACGTACCCAGCTCAGCACACGCCTTTGGCATGCAGAAG ATCGTGGACCCGTTGGCGAGGGGGCGTGCGTTCCgtatggtggaggaggtggacgGTTACAGCGTGCCCCAGACCCCCGTCACCCCCGGCGCTGCCTCCCTCTGCTCCTTTACCTCCTCCCGCTCAGGCCTCAACCGGCTGCCGCGGCGACGCAAGAGGGAGTCTGTCGCCAAGATGAGCTTCAGGGCAGCAGCAGCTCTGGTTAAG gGGCGCTCCCTGCGGGAAAACGCCACCCTGCGGCGGATGCAGAGACGCAGCTTCACCCCTGCCAGCTTCATGGAGGAGGACGTGGTGGACTTACCTGATGAGCTGGACACATCCTTCTTCGCCAGA GACTGTCTGATGCAGGAAGAGTTGTCCACATACGCTGACGAGGTGTTTGAGTCTCCGTCGGAGGCGGCTATGATGGATGTGGTGCAGGAGGAGGGCAGTAAACTGGACGAGACGGAGCTGACCGGCAGCGCTCTGGACAAGAGTGAACTGGAGAGGAGCCATCTCATGCT GCCTCTGGAGCGAGGGTGGCGTAAGGCCAAAGAGGGAACCCCAGGACCGCCCAAGGTGCCCTTGCGGCAGGAGGTGGTGAGTGTGAACGGACAGCGACGGGGTCAGCGCATCGTTGTGCCCGTCAAGAAGCTGTTCGCTCGGGAGAAGAGGCCCTACGGGCTGGGCATGGTGGGGAAGCTCACCAACCGCACCTACCGCAAGCGCATCGACAGCTATGTGAAGAGGCAGATAGAGGACATGGATGACCATAG GCCTTTCTTTACGTACTGGATCACTGTTGTCCACTTGCTGATCACCATCTTGGCTGTCTGCATCTATGGCATCGCCCCCGTGGGCTTCTCCCAGCACGAGACGGTTGATTCT GTTCTAAGAAACAAAGGTGTATATGAAAATGTCAAGTTTGTACAACAAGAGAACTTCTGGGTCGGGCCCAGTTCA GAGGCTCTGATCCACCTGGGGGCCAAGTACTCCCCCTGCATGCGTCAGGACCAGCAGGTGCACGACCTGATCCGGGacaagagagacatagagagagactctgCCTGCTGTGTGCGCAACGACCGCTCCGGCTGTCTACAGACCTCAGAGGAGGAGTGTTCG AGTACTCTGGCCGTGTGGGTGAAGTGGCCTGGTCATCCCAGCACCCCTCAGCTGGAGGGCAGAGACAGGCAGTACGGCTCAGTGTGCCATCAGGACCCCCG GATTTGTCTAGAGCCAGCTTCGGTGGCACCGCATGAATGGCCTGATGACATCACCAAGTGGCCA GTTTGCACCAGGTACAACACAGGGAACCACACCAACCTGCCTCACATAGACTGCACCATCACAGGCCGGCCCTGCTGCATCGGCACAaaagggag GTGTGAGATCACGTCCAGGGAGTATTGTGACTTCATGAAGGGCTACTTCCACGAGGAGGCTACTCTCTGCTCCCAA GTTCACTGcatggatgatgtgtgtgtgtgtgtgtacagagacaaagagagagatgttgTCCTGTAG